GTCGTGGTGGCGTACACCGTGCGGGTACCGGCGGCGTCGAGCGCCATGGCGGCGGTCCCGGCGTACGCCCGCACGAGGCCGCCCGCCCCGAGGCGGGTGCCCCCGAACCAGCGGATGCACACGATCGAGGCGCGATCGAGGTCGCGTTTGAGGAGCACCTCGAGCATCGGGCGGCCGGACGTGCCGCCCGGCTCGCCGTCGTCGTCCGCCCCCATCGCGTCCCCGAACCGCCAGGCGCTCACGTGGTGCGTCGCGTCGGGATGTTCGGCGCGGGCGGCGGCCAGGTGGGCGGCGGCGTCCTCCGGCACGTCGATCGGCGCGACCCGCGCCCGGAACCGCGACCCGCGAATCTCGCGCTCGCGTTCCGCGGGGCGCGCGAGCGTCCGGTACGC
This genomic window from Trueperaceae bacterium contains:
- a CDS encoding YigZ family protein, encoding MAYRTLARPAEREREIRGSRFRARVAPIDVPEDAAAHLAAARAEHPDATHHVSAWRFGDAMGADDDGEPGGTSGRPMLEVLLKRDLDRASIVCIRWFGGTRLGAGGLVRAYAGTAAMALDAAGTRTVYATTT